The following proteins are encoded in a genomic region of Coffea eugenioides isolate CCC68of chromosome 6, Ceug_1.0, whole genome shotgun sequence:
- the LOC113776227 gene encoding uncharacterized protein LOC113776227, protein MCMHILAIERERERERGSNHRYEFEEELSLKHNMSGRIHPSTALAETVSWYCALFLALMLVLSCCESTEEEFEVQQQRQQILSSLLLEQPCDEIYVVREGETLHTISEKCGDPYIVEQNPHIHDPDDVFPGLVIKITPFTNM, encoded by the coding sequence ATGTGCATGCACATACTTgctatagagagagagagagagagagagagagggagcaatcATCGCTACGAATTCGAGGAAGAGTTGAGTTTAAAACATAACATGTCAGGCCGCATCCATCCATCGACAGCTCTAGCAGAGACGGTGTCCTGGTACTGTGCCTTGTTCCTGGCTTTAATGTTGGTGTTAAGCTGCTGTGAATCAACTGAGGAGGAGTTTGAAGTGCAACAGCAGAGGCAGCAAATATTATCCTCATTACTACTTGAACAGCCGTGTGATGAGATTTATGTGGTACGCGAAGGAGAGACTCTGCATACTATCAGTGAAAAATGTGGGGATCCTTACATCGTTGAGCAGAATCCCCATATTCATGATCCAGATGATGTTTTCCCTGGGTTAGTCATCAAGATCACCCCTTTCACAAATATGTAG
- the LOC113773168 gene encoding solute carrier family 35 member F1-like isoform X1: protein MNFSRNKDMWRLVFLLFLGQVVSFVMALMSFTSSLIASLGADTPLTLSFFSYSALTLVYGGILIYRRQKLLVPWYWYLLLGFVDVQGNYLVNKAYQYSSITSVTILDCWTIAWVIILTWTFLDTRYSPWQFFGAAVCVSGLVVVLLSDAAVGGGGGSRPILGDILVIAGTVFFALSNVGEEFCVKKKDRVEVVALLSLFAMLVSIGEIAVMERKSLESVKWSAEIILAFFGYAAASFTFYSVVPFVLKMSGATLFNLSILTSDMWAVVIRIFFYKQQVDWLYYLAFALVFVGLIIYSKRVASSCNFQCLGGFDSEKNPAAAAAAAEDGDPNSQCPLLDEETTDFRNQAVSS from the exons ATGAACTTCTCCAGGAATAAAGACATGTGGAGGCTAgtatttttgttgtttcttggccaagtggtttcttttgtaatggcATTAATGAGCTTCACCTCTTCATTGATAGCCAGTCTTG GTGCAGATACACCTCTTACTCTATCATTCTTCTCTTACTCGGCCTTGACTTTGGTGTATGGAGGCATCTTGATTTACAGACGACAGAAACTGCTG GTCCCTTGGTATTGGTATCTTCTGTTAGGTTTTGTTGACGTCCAAGGGAATTATCTTG TTAATAAAGCATACCAGTATTCATCAATTACCAGCGTGACAATCCTGGATTGTTGGACAATAGCATGGGTAATCATTCTGACATGGACATTCCTCGATACCCGGTATAGCCCCTGGCAGTTCTTTGGTGCAGCTGTCTGTGTGTCTGGTCTCGTTGTGGTTCTTCTTTCTGATGCTGCGGTGGGTGGTGGAG GTGGTTCAAGGCCTATTCTTGGTGATATACTTGTAATTGCGGGCACAGTTTTCTTTGCATTGAGCAATGTTGGTGAG GAATTTTGTGTGAAGAAAAAAGATCGTGTTGAAGTGGTTGCCCTACTTAGTCTTTTTGCAATGCTTGTGAGTATTGGGGAGAT AGCTGTCATGGAGCGTAAGAGTCTGGAATCTGTAAAGTGGTCTGCAGAAATT ATATTGGCCTTCTTTGGTTACGCAGCCGCAAGCTTTACATTCTACTCAGTCGTTCCTTTCGTCTTGAAG ATGAGTGGAGCCACTCTCTTCAATCTCTCTATTCTCACGTCTGACATGTGGGCAGTTGTCATTCGGATATTTTTCTACAAGCAGCAG GTTGACTGGCTTTACTATTTAGCTTTTGCACTTGTGTTTGTTGGCCTGATTATATACTCTAAAAG AGTTGCATCTTCGTGTAACTTTCAATGCCTTGGGGGATTCGACAGTGAGAAGAATccagctgctgctgctgctgctgctgaggATGGAGACCCCAACTCACAATGCCCGTTGCTTGATGAAGAAACCACAGATTTCAGGAACCAGGCCGTGTCTTCATGA
- the LOC113776236 gene encoding transcription initiation factor TFIID subunit 12: MEQQTPTPPPSTPQPPELPQQPPPSPSRPTPTTTASTASSSAALPPPITATTSTSTSTSTSTSSLPSTTTSPPLLSLPSPSQNPQPPTSTPTPNTQTRPAAAAAFNRAWQQPTPISHFALPPPPLPLPPHHHSSSSSASSTASASNSSSSSSLLVPPPPRGGMAIGVPAHHPGTPPPPPTSFSSLTPPSFVQPFGGLGRNVTDSGPTSSSSQVRPTVGGMQGIGMMGTLGSSSAMRPPGVPVRPVQSSPRPQSSPSIQSPATQNFQGHGMLRVSSVGSPGSPSPGSSQSPQPQNQPWLNSGSQVKPPLPPSRPQVSPQSMQQRSHISQQHHHAMTTTSQQQQASSSQQSQQPSTSGAGTQEHYGQQLPQSRIQQSLPNQQQIARNPSLGTQRPSHSTIPSSPVQPGLPNRAPSAEPEESCNRILSKRSIQELVSHVDASEKLDPEVEDILVDIAEDFVDSITTFGCSLAKHRKSATLEAKDILLHLERNWNTTLPGFSGDEIKTYKKPFTSDIHRERLAVIKKSVLAGETLNSRSSAGQAGGHPKGHLAKGPTSIVGSPPDKRT; this comes from the exons ATGGAGCAGCAGACGCCAACACCACCGCCTTCCACTCCTCAACCACCGGAACTTCCGCAGCAACCACCACCATCACCCTCTCGTCCTACGCCAACAACCACAGCTTCCACCGCCTCATCGTCCGCCGCTCTTCCACCACCCATCACCgccaccacctccacctccacctccacctccacctccacctctTCACTCCCTTCCACAACCacatcacctcctctactttcTTTGCCTTCTCCTTCCCAAAACCCTCAACCCCCAACATCCACCCCAACCCCCAACACCCAAACAAgaccagcagcagcagcagccttCAATAGAGCCTGGCAACAACCTACCCCTATATCACACTTCGCactccctcctcctcctcttcctcttccccCTCATcatcattcttcttcttcttctgcttcttcTACTGCTTCTGCATccaattcttcttcttcttcttctttactTGTGCCGCCGCCACCGAGGGGCGGGATGGCCATTGGGGTTCCCGCCCATCACCCGGGCACTCCTCCGCCCCCGCCGACTTCCTTTTCATCACTCACTCCGCCTTCTTTTGTGCAACCCTTTGGTGGTTTGGGCCGCAATGTCACTGATTCTGGGCCTACTTCAAGCTCTTCTCAG GTGAGGCCAACTGTGGGAGGAATGCAGGGAATAGGAATGATGGGAACGTTGGGTTCAAGTTCCGCAATGCGGCCACCAGGGGTTCCGGTTAGGCCTGTGCAGTCATCCCCTAGACCGCAGTCAAGTCCCAGTATCCAGTCCCCTGCTACACAG AATTTTCAGGGTCATGGCATGTTAAGAGTTTCATCAGTAGGATCTCCAGGATCACCGTCACCTGGTAGTTCGCAGAGTCCACAGCCTCAGAATCAACCCTGGTTGAATTCTGGATCACAGGTTAAGCCTCCTTTGCCACCATCAAGGCCACAGGTTAGCCCGCAATCCATGCAGCAGCGATCTCATATTTCTCAACAGCATCACCATGCCATGACAACAACTTCCCAGCAACAGCAAGCATCTTCCTCACAACAATCTCAACAACCTTCTACCTCGGGGGCTGGGACTCAAGAGCATTATGGACAGCAACTTCCACAATCCAGGATTCAGCAATCTTTACCTAATCAACAGCAGATTGCAAGGAATCCGAGTTTGGGAACTCAAAGACCTTCTCATTCAACAATACCTTCCAGTCCAGTACAGCCTGGGCTCCCTAACCGGGCACCCAGTGCAGAACCTGAGGAATCTTGTAACAGGATATTAAGCAAACGAAGCATTCAAGAACTAGTGTCCCAC GTTGATGCATCAGAAAAATTAGATCCAGAAGTTGAAGACATTCTTGTGGATATTGCAGAGGATTTTGTGGACTCT ATTACGACATTTGGTTGTTCATTGGCTAAACATCGCAAATCTGCCACATTGGAAGCAAAGGACATTCTTCTACATCTCG AAAGAAACTGGAACACGACTCTTCCAGGATTCAGTGGAGATGAGATTAAGACGTATAAAAAGCCG TTTACAAGTGATATTCATAGAGAGCGACTTGCAGTG ATTAAGAAATCAGTTTTGGCTGGTGAGACATTGAATTCTAGGAGCTCTGCTGGACAAGCGGGTGGACATCCTAAGGGTCATTTAGCTAAAGGTCCTACAAGTATTGTGGGTTCCCCCCCTGACAAAAGGACGTGA
- the LOC113775104 gene encoding uridine nucleosidase 1, producing MSNSRMVNGGCANGLVMADALAEDFANSGAMKRHKLIIDTDPGIDDSMAILMAFQSPDLDILGLTTIYGNVTTEGATRNALLLCEIAGYPGVPVAEGSPGPLKGGAPCIADFVHGSDGLGNIFLPPPKSKKIEKSASEFLVDKVSEYPGEVSILALGPLTNLALAFKRDSSFASKVKRIVILGGAFFALGNVNPAAESNIYCDPEAADVVFTSGANVDVVGINITTQVKMTDAAFDELRQSHGKHAQFVCDICKFYRDWHVKSDGVYGIFLHDPVSFVALVRPDLFTYKKGVVRVETQGISVGHTLMDQGLKKWNSSNPWTGHSPISVAWTVDVDEVLNYVMKSLMKP from the exons ATGTCCAATTCACGTATGGTTAATGGTGGGTGCGCTAATGGGTTGGTGATGGCTGATGCGTTGGCCGAAGATTTTGCCAATTCTGGTGCCATGAAGCGTCACAAGCTCATCATTGACACCGATCCTGGCATTG ATGATAGCATGGCTATATTAATGGCATTCCAATCACCTGACTTGGATATATTGGGATTGACAACAATATATGGTAATGTAACTACTGAAGGTGCTACTCGCAATGCATTGCTTTTG TGTGAGATTGCAGGATATCCAGGTGTGCCTGTAGCAGAGGGTAGCCCTGGACCTCTCAAG GGGGGGGCACCATGCATCGCAGACTTTGTTCATGGTTCAGATGGACTTGGCAACATATTTTTACCTCCTCCAAAATCTAAGAAGATTGAGAAAAGTGCATCTGAATTTTTGGTTGATAAAGTATCTGAATACCCTGGCGAAGTATCTATACTTGCATTGGGACCTCTAACCAATTTGGCATTG GCTTTCAAGCGGGACTCATCCTTTGCAAGCAAGGTGAAAAGAATTGTAATACTTGGTGGAGCTTTCTTCGCTTTGGGAAATGTCAATCCTGCTGCTGAATCAAAT ATTTATTGTGATCCTGAAGCAGCAGATGTTGTGTTCACTTCTGGGGCAAATGTTGATGTTGTTGGCATAAATATCACAACACAAGTCAAAATGACAg ATGCTGCCTTTGATGAACTAAGACAATCTCATGGAAAACATGCTCAATTTGTGTGTGACATTTGCAAATTCTACCGTGACTGGCATGTCAAATCTGACGGTGTCTATG GAATTTTTCTTCACGACCCTGTTAGTTTTGTAGCTCTAGTCCGGCCTGATCTCTTCACATACAAGAAAGGGGTTGTGAGGGTTGAGACACAGGGTATCAGCGTCGGGCATACCCTGATGGACCAGGGGCTGAAAAA ATGGAATTCAAGCAACCCATGGACAGGCCATTCACCTATTTCTGTAGCATGGACTGTTGATGTGGATGAAGTGCTAAACTATGTCATGAAAAGCTTGATGAAACCTTGA
- the LOC113773170 gene encoding zinc finger A20 and AN1 domain-containing stress-associated protein 4 → MAEEHGFQAPEGHRLCANNCGFFGSPATQNFCSKCYSDLCLNKEADSKAKPVMDSLFALPSSSSSSAPTSASLKPDNSAVAAAADTETVGLVPQAAVQPVAQPNRCSVCRRKVGLTGFRCRCGITFCGTHRYPEQHGCSFDFKSMGREAIAKANPLIKAEKLEKI, encoded by the coding sequence ATGGCGGAAGAGCACGGGTTTCAGGCTCCGGAAGGCCATCGATTGTGTGCGAATAACTGCGGCTTCTTCGGGAGCCCGGCAACCCAAAATTTCTGCTCCAAGTGCTACAGTGACTTATGCCTTAATAAAGAGGCCGACTCAAAAGCAAAGCCGGTGATGGATTCGTTGTTTGCTttgccttcttcttcttcttcttctgcacCAACATCAGCGTCGCTCAAGCCGGATAATTCTGCGGTGGCGGCAGCCGCAGATACTGAAACCGTGGGCTTGGTACCCCAGGCGGCGGTGCAGCCGGTGGCACAGCCTAATAGGTGTTCGGTCTGCCGGAGGAAGGTGGGGTTGACGGGATTTAGGTGTAGATGCGGGATAACATTCTGTGGGACCCATAGGTACCCGGAGCAACACGGATGCTCTTTCGATTTCAAGTCCATGGGGAGGGAGGCCATTGCCAAGGCTAATCCTCTGATCAAAGCTGAGAAATTGGAGAAGATATAA
- the LOC113773168 gene encoding solute carrier family 35 member F1-like isoform X2, with product MNFSRNKDMWRLVFLLFLGQVVSFVMALMSFTSSLIASLGADTPLTLSFFSYSALTLVYGGILIYRRQKLLVPWYWYLLLGFVDVQGNYLVNKAYQYSSITSVTILDCWTIAWVIILTWTFLDTRYSPWQFFGAAVCVSGLVVVLLSDAAVGGGGGSRPILGDILVIAGTVFFALSNVGEEFCVKKKDRVEVVALLSLFAMLVSIGEIAVMERKSLESVKWSAEIILAFFGYAAASFTFYSVVPFVLKMSGATLFNLSILTSDMWAVVIRIFFYKQQVDWLYYLAFALVFVGLIIYSKSEGKTFYGSNCTLIFQQLNEDCETNSICRILCNPSICRLQMTFL from the exons ATGAACTTCTCCAGGAATAAAGACATGTGGAGGCTAgtatttttgttgtttcttggccaagtggtttcttttgtaatggcATTAATGAGCTTCACCTCTTCATTGATAGCCAGTCTTG GTGCAGATACACCTCTTACTCTATCATTCTTCTCTTACTCGGCCTTGACTTTGGTGTATGGAGGCATCTTGATTTACAGACGACAGAAACTGCTG GTCCCTTGGTATTGGTATCTTCTGTTAGGTTTTGTTGACGTCCAAGGGAATTATCTTG TTAATAAAGCATACCAGTATTCATCAATTACCAGCGTGACAATCCTGGATTGTTGGACAATAGCATGGGTAATCATTCTGACATGGACATTCCTCGATACCCGGTATAGCCCCTGGCAGTTCTTTGGTGCAGCTGTCTGTGTGTCTGGTCTCGTTGTGGTTCTTCTTTCTGATGCTGCGGTGGGTGGTGGAG GTGGTTCAAGGCCTATTCTTGGTGATATACTTGTAATTGCGGGCACAGTTTTCTTTGCATTGAGCAATGTTGGTGAG GAATTTTGTGTGAAGAAAAAAGATCGTGTTGAAGTGGTTGCCCTACTTAGTCTTTTTGCAATGCTTGTGAGTATTGGGGAGAT AGCTGTCATGGAGCGTAAGAGTCTGGAATCTGTAAAGTGGTCTGCAGAAATT ATATTGGCCTTCTTTGGTTACGCAGCCGCAAGCTTTACATTCTACTCAGTCGTTCCTTTCGTCTTGAAG ATGAGTGGAGCCACTCTCTTCAATCTCTCTATTCTCACGTCTGACATGTGGGCAGTTGTCATTCGGATATTTTTCTACAAGCAGCAG GTTGACTGGCTTTACTATTTAGCTTTTGCACTTGTGTTTGTTGGCCTGATTATATACTCTAAAAG TGAAGGAAAAACGTTTTACGGCAGTAACTGCACATTGATCTTTCAGCAGTTGAATGAAGATTGTGAGACAAACTCGATTTGTAGGATTCTATGTAACCCCTCGATTTGTAGGCTTCAAATGACATTTCTTTGA
- the LOC113773168 gene encoding solute carrier family 35 member F1-like isoform X3 — MNFSRNKDMWRLVFLLFLGQVVSFVMALMSFTSSLIASLGADTPLTLSFFSYSALTLVYGGILIYRRQKLLVPWYWYLLLGFVDVQGNYLVNKAYQYSSITSVTILDCWTIAWVIILTWTFLDTRYSPWQFFGAAVCVSGLVVVLLSDAAVGGGGGSRPILGDILVIAGTVFFALSNVGEEFCVKKKDRVEVVALLSLFAMLVSIGEIAVMERKSLESVKWSAEIILAFFGYAAASFTFYSVVPFVLKMSGATLFNLSILTSDMWAVVIRIFFYKQQVDWLYYLAFALVFVGLIIYSKSEKNPAAAAAAAEDGDPNSQCPLLDEETTDFRNQAVSS; from the exons ATGAACTTCTCCAGGAATAAAGACATGTGGAGGCTAgtatttttgttgtttcttggccaagtggtttcttttgtaatggcATTAATGAGCTTCACCTCTTCATTGATAGCCAGTCTTG GTGCAGATACACCTCTTACTCTATCATTCTTCTCTTACTCGGCCTTGACTTTGGTGTATGGAGGCATCTTGATTTACAGACGACAGAAACTGCTG GTCCCTTGGTATTGGTATCTTCTGTTAGGTTTTGTTGACGTCCAAGGGAATTATCTTG TTAATAAAGCATACCAGTATTCATCAATTACCAGCGTGACAATCCTGGATTGTTGGACAATAGCATGGGTAATCATTCTGACATGGACATTCCTCGATACCCGGTATAGCCCCTGGCAGTTCTTTGGTGCAGCTGTCTGTGTGTCTGGTCTCGTTGTGGTTCTTCTTTCTGATGCTGCGGTGGGTGGTGGAG GTGGTTCAAGGCCTATTCTTGGTGATATACTTGTAATTGCGGGCACAGTTTTCTTTGCATTGAGCAATGTTGGTGAG GAATTTTGTGTGAAGAAAAAAGATCGTGTTGAAGTGGTTGCCCTACTTAGTCTTTTTGCAATGCTTGTGAGTATTGGGGAGAT AGCTGTCATGGAGCGTAAGAGTCTGGAATCTGTAAAGTGGTCTGCAGAAATT ATATTGGCCTTCTTTGGTTACGCAGCCGCAAGCTTTACATTCTACTCAGTCGTTCCTTTCGTCTTGAAG ATGAGTGGAGCCACTCTCTTCAATCTCTCTATTCTCACGTCTGACATGTGGGCAGTTGTCATTCGGATATTTTTCTACAAGCAGCAG GTTGACTGGCTTTACTATTTAGCTTTTGCACTTGTGTTTGTTGGCCTGATTATATACTCTAAAAG TGAGAAGAATccagctgctgctgctgctgctgctgaggATGGAGACCCCAACTCACAATGCCCGTTGCTTGATGAAGAAACCACAGATTTCAGGAACCAGGCCGTGTCTTCATGA